A genomic window from Silene latifolia isolate original U9 population chromosome Y, ASM4854445v1, whole genome shotgun sequence includes:
- the LOC141630348 gene encoding uncharacterized protein LOC141630348, whose translation MTKWSVHLSGYDLQFEPRTAIKSQALADFVSDFCPATRGEAEEGMLAITGSQDGEIWFLYIDGASNARGAGVGLVIRSPKGDMIVQAIRCEFKATNNEAEYEALILGMQMASGLKVRNLRVYSDFLLVVNHVNNEYIACDSKMIAYLKIATEQKSKFRTFKITQVSREQNVEADALATLGSTFQPTELSNIPITHVLTPAIQKEPDQNPVKEDVHVQCAQGARTLVSTVGQ comes from the coding sequence ATGACTAAATGGTCAGTACATCTTAGTGGGTATGACTTGCAATTCGAACCCAGAACGGCGATAAAATCCCAAGCCCTAGCAGATTTTGTTTCTGACTTCTGCCCTGCCACCCGTGGGGAGGCAGAAGAGGGAATGCTGGCGATAACAGGGAGTCAGGACGGTGAGATATGGTTCTTATACATTGATGGAGCCTCAAATGCAAGAGGGGCTGGTGTGGGTTTGGTCATTCGGTCTCCTAAGGGAGATATGATAGTACAAGCTATTAGGTGTgagttcaaggcaaccaacaacgaAGCCGAGTATGAAGCCCTTATACTTGGGATGCAGATGGCGTCAGGGCTCAAGGTAAGGAACCTGAGGGTATACAGTGACTTCTTACTTGTGGTAAATCATGTAAACAACGAATATATAGCATGTGATTCGAAGATGATAGCCTACTTAAAGATAGCCACAGAGCAGAAGTCAAAGTTTAGAACATTCAAGATAACTCAGGTATCGCGGGAGCAAAACGTGGAGGCAGACGCCCTGGCCACGTTAGGATCCACCTTCCAGCCCACGGAACTGTCAAACATACCGATTACCCATGTGTTAACCCCAGCCATCCAGAAGGAGCCAGATCAGAATCCGGTGAAAGAGGATGTACACGTGCAGTGTGCACAGGGAGCCAGGACTCTGGTCTCCACAGTAGGACAGTAG